A region from the Onychostoma macrolepis isolate SWU-2019 chromosome 18, ASM1243209v1, whole genome shotgun sequence genome encodes:
- the rab27a gene encoding ras-related protein Rab-27A has product MSDGDYDYLIKFLALGDSGVGKTSFLYQYTDAKFNSKFITTVGIDFREKRLVYKSSGPDGTAGRGQRIHIQLWDTAGQERFRSLTTAFFRDAMGFLLLFDLTNEQSFLNVRNWMSQLQTHAYCENPDVVLCGNKSDLEDQRAVKTENARELAEKYGVPYFETSAANGENVSNAVEVLLDLIMKRMERCVDKSWIPDGMVRTNGHSTSNLAEPHDAEQSKCGC; this is encoded by the exons ATGTCCGATGGGGACTATGATTACCTCATCAAGTTCCTTGCGCTGGGGGACTCTGGGGTGGGAAAGACCAGCTTCCTATATCAGTACACAGACGCCAAATTCAACTCCAAATTCATCACCACAGTGGGAATAGACTTCCGAGAAAAACGACTG GTGTACAAATCCAGCGGTCCTGATGGGACGGCCGGGAGAGGACAGAGGATTCACATCCAGCTGTGGGACACGGCCGGTCAGGAGAG GTTTCGGAGTTTGACCACAGCGTTCTTCAGGGACGCCATGGGCTTCCTGTTGCTCTTTGACCTCACTAATGAGCAGAGCTTCCTTAACGTGCGGAACTGGATGA GTCAGCTGCAGACGCATGCGTACTGCGAGAATCCAGACGTCGTCTTGTGCGGAAACAAATCAGACCTGGAGGACCAGCGCGCGGTGAAAACGGAGAATGCACGAGAACTGGCCGAGAAATACGG TGTCCCGTACTTCGAGACGAGCGCTGCGAACGGCGAGAACGTGAGTAATGCCGTGGAGGTTCTGCTGGATCTGATCATGAAGCGCATGGAGAGATGTGTGGACAAATCCTGGATCCCTGACGGGATGGTTCGCACCAACGGCCACAGCACCAGCAACCTGGCAGAGCCACACGACGCCGAGCAGAGCAAGTGCGGCTGCTAA